The following coding sequences lie in one Fundulus heteroclitus isolate FHET01 chromosome 20, MU-UCD_Fhet_4.1, whole genome shotgun sequence genomic window:
- the ube2j2 gene encoding ubiquitin-conjugating enzyme E2 J2 yields the protein MNNTGTKRAPTTATQRLKQDYLRIKKDPVPYICAEPLPSNILEWHYVVRGPEKTPYEGGYYHGKLIFPREFPFKPPSIYMITPNGRFKCNTRLCLSITDFHPDTWNPAWSVSTILTGLLSFMVEKGPTLGSIETSDYTKRQLSAQSLAFNLKDKVFCELFPDVVEEIKQKQKVQEELSARTQPLPLPDVVPDGDPQQAHYGLPVLNGGPVPVGGANAAPGLQQANRNHGLLGGALANLFVIVGFAAFAYTVKYVLRSIAQE from the exons ATGAACAACACCGGGACTAAGAGAGCTCCAACGACAGCCACTCAGAGACTTAAGCAGGATTACCTCAGGATAAAGAAAGACCCAGTGCCTTACATCTGTGCAGAGCCTCTCCCCTCCAACATCTTAGAATG GCACTACGTAGTCAGAGGGCCGGAGAAAACTCCATATGAAG gaggGTATTATCACGGAAAACTCATATTCCCTCGGGAGTTTCCTTTTAAGCCTCCAAGTATTTATATGATAACGCCAAACGGAAGGTTCAAGTGTAACAcaag GTTGTGTTTGTCCATCACAGACTTCCATCCAGACACGTGGAACCCCGCGTGGTCCGTCAGCACAATCCTTACGGGTTTGCTCAGCTTCATGGTGGAGAAAGGACCCACACTCGGCAGCATCGAGACGTCGGACTACACC AAAAGACAGCTCTCAGCCCAAAGCCTGGCCTTTAACCTCAAAGACAAAGTGTTCTGCGAGCTGTTCCCTGACGTAGTGGAA GAGatcaagcaaaaacagaaggtCCAAGAAGAGTTGAGCGCCCGCACGCAGCCCCTCCCCTTACCAGACGTGGTGCCTGATGGAGACCCTCAGCAAGCTCATTACGGCCTCCCAGTCCTCAACGGAGGACCGGTCCCTGTGGGGGGCGCCAACGCCGCCCCCGGCCTGCAGCAGGCCAATCGCAACCATGGACTGTTAGGCGGCGCCTTAGCCAACCTGTTTGTGATCGTGGGCTTCGCTGCGTTCGCCTACACAGTCAAGTACGTTCTGAGGAGCATAGCTCAGGAGTGA